atcacaaaacaaaatcaatataACAATGACCAGTCTGAAGGTCATCAGCCTGAAATCATTGAATGAGACCGTAAacaagactttttattttctctagtACCAAAGGAAtcacactgaagaaaacatataCTAAAGCACTTATGGCCAGTTCCTTCCTCCAGAAAGCCAGGAGTGAGAAAGTATTAactatttaaaagagaaaatatcttgGTTTTCTAGTTAAGGTgtcttaaagggaaaaaggaaaaatatatactttacCTGTGTCCAAATCTCATCAGAAATGAACAGTTacagggctgcagctgtgtttttaattttaaattattattttaaatagtgtCTGAGATACTACtcatctttaaaacatttctgcagaataGTAAGATAAGAAGTGGAacatttgtttgtctgtttcaCTTAAACAGTTTTAGTATCTAGAAAATGGTATTCCCTAGGAATAAACAAATATAAGCTAATTGTGCACATGTGAGTTTTCACAACCTATTTCAATAAGGAAAGGATCATCACCAGAACAAGTTACTACTTTCAACTTCAACAGAATTGAAAACTTGTAGTGCCTACTCTAGTAGTTTAATCTTTTACTAAAAtgacatgttttaaaataaataaattaacgCAAACTATACTTAAAAAGTCAGTGATAAATGCTAAACTTCACGGGAAGAAAATCAGCTAAGTCTACAAGGACATCAGAAACATGTGCCCATCATTGTATTTTCCAGCCAGCAAGACAATAAATTGTAAGCCACACAACTTATGGAACTGCTGATTACTTTCCAAGCAGTGATCAACACCATACATTTAACTGCTAACAACACTTAACACTTCACTTGAAATATGATCAGCATCTCCAAGGCTCAggcctttaaagaaaaataatttggtcATGAGCAAAAAGGCCTTATCTGAATAAAGCCAATGTGGAACACCTGCCTCACAGTTCACAGGTATCACCCTCCAGCCCAGCACATTTAGCTGCTAACCTCAGTTGACAACCACAACCAAGCTGCAAAAGTAACAGAGGatacagtgtttaaaaattcaggtgaattaaaaatgttttacctAAGCAAGTTCCACTGCTCAACCAGAACTTTACTCCTAGGTTATTCAGGGTCAGGGCAGCCAGATGGAGCAAggattttgctctttttctaaATTCCACGGCATCAACAGAGGCATCGTCAGGATACAGCTGGAAGGCAAAGGTAAGCTACTGTGAGATCAAACTTGTCCCTTCATTTTCTGGTGTCCTAAGAAAAAATGacctttaaaaatttatttaagcAATATCTGGGCATTATCTGTTCTCACACACTGAGTCCAGTTTGAGAACATGCACTGGAATGACAAGTTAAATTTCAACTCTGAAATGtcaatattcattttttccaaccTAGCAGAATGTAAGGTCAGGGTAAAATAGAAAATGACTATATATATTAGACAGTATTGGCAACAATATGCATGAATCTCAGCTCTGCTCACACCGAAGTCAATACCCACAGTTCgaagaaagcaaagacagaatTATATTTACTTGGGGCATATTAAAGCTTATCTGGCGCCACCACGTGTTACTACTGCATACTGACAACTTCTGACATGAAACACGAGtaatgcaaagagaaagaacGTAACGTCTATCTTCCAACTGCAACTGTGGTAGCATCTTCTGTAATGTAAAGCCAAGAACTGCAAGGCAGTCCAGGTGAACGTTCACAGATCAGGCATATGAACAATGGACTGACCACTCAACTTCACAACTGATTTCACTAGGAGCTCCTGGGCCACACCTGAAtacttttcaaaacagatgCCACTTGCTTATTTCAATACTAAAACTCCAGCAAATTTCCATATACTTTCTGAAGTGCATTTTCTATATCTGGAGCAACTACTGCCTCAAGGTTTCAGAGTAGAAGAGGAGCACGTTCAcaatttctgtcctttttacAAGGGAAGTGACAACACATGGGTACCCTTCAGTAAACCTTCCTGCTATACGTACAGGGAGCTAGGTACAACCTACTAAACTGAACAAGAACAGCTGTCATGCAGAAACCAAAGGAGAAGTCCCTTCTCTGAGATCTTAAACGTCTCAATAATGGAACTTCCAGTgtcctgttttttccctttctgcgAAATTGGACATTACTCAAATTCAGTGACCTGACTCTGACCCCACCCTCTTAACTGTGGTAACTCCTGAAACTCTGTATCTCAGTCCTTGTCAAGCCAGGCTGACAGGCTGCCCCTACTCCAGCAGGAAGTTTTTCATTGTCTCCTAAATGAGGTatcaatgttttaaatataatgcTCTAAATAGTGATGAAAACGTTAGCTTAAGTGGTCAAAAAAGCAATGGGAAAAACTCAAGTGCATGGTTCAAATGAATATGAAAGCAATTATTATTCAGGACTCTGAGAAATGCCTTAAGTAAAATTTTTGACTACAAAGATACACAAGATTTCATGAAATCCATTTAACAATAAGAATATAACAGAATTATGGACATGCTGGTTACGTCATCTTTTCATAGttttggaaaatgggaaaaaatgcactcaacaaatcaaaaagaaagaCTATGATTCTTCAGTTaaagttttagttttattaCCTTTACTAAATTCTGTTGAGACTGAGAGTCTGCATTTAGCTTTACCTAAGTGAACGGTCAATTGTGTTTTACTTAAAAGGAACTGTTTTTGTAGGTTTGGGTAAATCAGTGAAAATGTACATTACATCTCAGGGACACCACCTGATTACCACTAACCTGAAAGAAAGCCCGAGCTTCTCTGTACCTACATTCAAGAAATCTAGAGTGTGTCATCTCCTCTAGAAAACTGGACGGATTTTTTGgaatttgaatttttaagtCATCAACGGAAACAAGCAAGAGTTCAGGCCTGCATGGAAAGAAAGGTAAGTTACTCCATTCAACTCTTCTACAAACTACGAGCCATTTTGTCCTCTAGCTCTGGTTAAAAACTTACCACATATTACTGTCTGGTGACTCCTCTGTCCAAATATACCCAAAACTGATTATAATAGCAGAGCAACAAAAGCTTTAATATTTCCCCCACACCCTtccaaattttgtttaaaaagaaattctatCCCAGTAAGTCCATACTTAGATTTTCAGATCAGTGTTTCCATTATTGATTTGTGACTTGCACTAAATCTGTATAGTTTGTTGTTCAGTACATCTGAAAATTCAggctgtttatttgtttgtctaAATATGAGATAGAGTTTAAGAATCAAATTTCAACCTGTACACTTGGAGGCtatttgcctttaaaatttAAGATCTGCTCAGCCTTCACAGTGAATGAAATGTCATAGTTAACAGCTTACAGAGTCACTTTTAAATGTTCAGGAACATAGTTGGTATAGcttccatattttaaaaggaagaaagagcacTCTCtactttaaagaagaaaacttaacTTACTTGTGAAATGTCTGGCTGTTCAGTCATGACATATACACATACCATATAGGAACACCGTTCTCAAAACATAATGTTTGGCTTTGAAAACAGTGAAGATTTGCCATGATCTGTATTTCCTGAAATACTGCTAATGAAAGTGCTGTAGGAAAAGGCATACATTTACAGTTACTTTTACCAATGAGATGCAAAGTTCAAGCGTAAGACTGGGGACAAATAATACCACCAATTCAAACACTTATGCAAGTCAGGAGTCAGCTCAGAACTTCATGAGCATGGGTTAGGTGCAGTAGTTGGTACTTGTCTTAGTGGTACAAATCACTTCTCTTTACTCATGTTCTTTAACACCAGTCATGTAGACTACTACTAAGCAGATTTGTGATGcctctgcttttcagctgaTGCTCAGAATCTGTATTCTACTTTAGGACACATAAGTTTCTAGTAGAACACCAAGTATGTACGATGCATTACTACATCTCTTGCCACTTGAACTttacttctcatttttcatttataaatggtGGAAATCTCTTGTTTGAGTAGCCTGAATTGGATTTGCCTTCATAAATGTAATCTATCTGCACTTTGAGATCCGAATTATTCATGCGCCAAAGTTCATAACCTAGCTTTAGAAAAGAGGGTAACTTTATATATACAGgataaacaaattaatttggaagtgcttttttcctcacttttcatACGCTCCAGGGTAGCGACCAAAGTGGAGTTTTCGGAAAGGCACAAACTTTCTGTCCATATGCTGCTTGAGCCTTAGGGGGCCATGCCAGAGGTAATTACCGCTCCTCTCGTAGAAGACCACCAGGTGAATGGCATGAGACGCCAGTTTAAAAATGTAGTGCAAAGGAATTTCAGTCCCAGACAGGTCATCCATACCATCCAAGCGGGGGTCCTTGTTTAGAACTTTTAGCCATTGGAACCCCATTTTCTCAGCAGTTCTAAGAAGTCCCACctaaaaataagagagagacagaaagagagaaagaagctaaagagaagagaaaccTAAACTGAATGTTAAATGCTTCTTATTAGATGGTATAATTcccaattttcattttcttatcagATTTAAGCATGAATTACTTGTAAGACCTTAAAAATTAAGAACCATAACTAATTCCAAGCACcgtatttccttttcttaaattttgttcATCAAATGATCAATAAAACAAACTAATTGCTGCAATCTTTTTCACAGTATGTTGTGCTTTTTGTAGCATCAACAAAATAACCCTTTGCTGAAACTCTACCTATATAATATGAAGAATAATCCAAAATCTTTAccataattattttcaatattctAAGAAAACCATTCACATGAAGACTGCTGTCAACAAATTTCAGAATTCTTAATATATGAATGGTAAACCACTGACTCAGATTCTCACACTTACTACCAGAGTTTCCACTACTCCGTGGCTTTGCTGAAGATCTCAAAGCCATGACGGTTGCAGTCTTTATGTTTTGGGATATTCTGTTCTAAAGAGAAGATCTGCTATATTCAACTTTAATCAgaacttttttcatttctctttctgcgTGCTTTACCTGACTACACAGTAAATTCCTCtaaaaaagatgaataaattCCCTTTCAGAGTAAAACACACTCTCTGCCACAATACCTGTTCTTTGTAGCTCACATTTTACATCTTTGAATCCAAACTTAAGTTTCACGCGTGGTCTAAGTTTGCTCCTTCTGAGAGCAGACTTCTCTACGCTTTCCGATTGTTCTCTAAAGGTAGGCTTGTGCTGAACTTGGTGTTCCCAAGGCCTTGAATAATGATACCACTAATCCAAAAATGATTACTGGGAAATCTTATTTTACAATGCATGCAAATACTTGTCTAAATCTCACCAAGCAACTAACACTACACCAGGTAATAGGCTTTcctattttaacagaaaaaagggATGAAATTCTGGTTGATAAGAACCTATCAGCATCCAAAGGCCCTTTCAATTACCCACCTTGAAGTGTTTTATATAGGTATATAAAACATACATCTCTCTGAGTGCTATGGACACAAACAATAGGCAACATAGGAATGTGGAAGTGAAGTTGTATTTGTGTTCTGCCACACAACCTTATTCTCAGTTCCTTTAATTCCTTAACTGCTGTGGGTAAAATAACGACCCGATCAAATACAGAGTACCACCACTCTTCACTTGGGTAGGACTGCTTCAGTGAAACAGCTGTAGACCATTTAAATTTTTCTTGATGGGGATTGGGACAGGGATGCaaatgaggaagggaaaagaaaaaagctgtttattATTGGCATCTCTATCTAGTCTGTATAAATTAATCTAGTGTGTATGTCCAGATGACACTTGGCTGATAAAACAATCTTCGGTTCCATTTTGTCCTTCATCACTTACTACACCTCTATTTTTGATACATCCATTTAAACACCTCAAACTACAGAAGAGCAGAGGTGCCACTACACaaagtgacaaaataaaatgctgcaagtACAGggatgaaaagaaatgtaaaacagcACGTTATAATAATCTTCCCAGCCTTGTCACATCAAtacctgtattttcttctcaacAGATCCCCAAATTCAAGATTGATTACAGCTGTACCCACATCACAGCTTTAAACACTCCATTTTACAAGaacaaacactttttccttcttgggGGTGGCATGTTATTAAAAGTGTTTATGAATATTGCAGACAGCTTCTAAAAAACTTTCAGTTATTTGAAAGGACTCTTAATATATCCATCTTCAAACCACTTCTCTGACTTCCCTGGCAAAGAGTCAGGGTTGCTACTTTCTTTCAACAACTCACGTGCTTCTAAAACCACACAGGCTAATGCTTGAATAccttttacttcaaaaaaaaaaaaaaaaaaagtttcttttacCAATATCCTTACAAGATTTCCACACAATGAATTCAGAGTCCTTAATACAAACATGTATACATTATATCACAAAATCCTAGAATagttaaatgcattaaaatatgtaattgaactgaagaagaaaacacacttACTTCGTGTTTCCACGTTTTGTCCAGTAGTGCAAATGTAGTGAAGTCTCTTGGAACACAGAAGTACTTGCATTCCGGACTAGGGCCATCAGAAGAACTTCTGATCTGTTCAATGTCTTTATCAACAAGTCCCAGAATTAAAGGATCAATCAAATACACTGGTATATTGTGACTGGATATTAAGGATAGGAATTTCCTAACCACATGCTGTGatagaggagaaaaacagaagttagaAATACCACGTTTTAGTGTACAGAAGTTAATACATTAAAACTCTTGACCAATTTTCATAAAGAAATCTTATCTCCCATATCTCCCAATACATTTTCTGAGTGTGTGCTTTACTTCTATAAACAATTGTCGAAATGGAAATTCCTCTTTCAGAAGGTAACAGTCTGCTCTCAGGCTTTCCATGTCTCTAAGACAATAGGAAAAATCTTTCAGATTCAATTAGAACTTGTGTACAAAGTGCGATTCATTGAGAAGTTAGGAAGTGAGCACTGAAGACTTATCCAGTCTTTGGATATGCAGGGAACTCAACCATGGCAACACTGCAAAAGAAGGTAAAAGCTGCACCAGCAAGGTCTTGTGCCTGGTGAGAGGATTTATTAACGTGACTCAGAGAAGAATTTTGAtcaattacatttaaatatccATAGCATATGGAAGATTTACAGCAATCACAGCTGCcctattattaaaaatgtagcCGAGCGATTTAACAGCAACAGTTAAATTTAATGACTGAAAGTAGAGTTCTAATCAGGAATAAAAATGGTTAGAACACCACTGTCAGGCTTTATGTCTCCAGGTTTCTAGATGAGGCATGATACGGGAAAACAGTGGCTGGCTGTCCAAGCCCAGCAAATTGACCCTGATCTTCTAACTCAGGCTGTGACCTTCCAGTCAAACTCCTGAGTCTGTTCAACCAGACTCTGCAGGCCAACTCCCAGTTCTTGTACAGGGCTTTGGCTTCACAGAGGTGGAAAAACACGAGTGAAGACGGAATGTAGATCAACTAACAGAATTTACTACATGTGCTTTACAAGCAGATGCAAGGCCGCCCTCTCAGTGATATCAGCTACATGGACCTGAAAGATAAGTGATGTACTAGCGTTATTTCTATAGTTAGAACAAGCAGATCAGACCAATAAACAAGAAGCAAATCTGTACAgatctactttttttcttgtcagttcTACAGGGGAACAGGTGCTTctaattgtaatttaaaaatcagtagaCGGGGATGGTCATGATGTCAAGCAGGAACTCATTCACATAGAGTACTTTGGACTCTAAAGGAAGACactctaaagaaaataatagggCCCTGGCAGGACCATGGACCATTCTGCTTTCTTACTAATAATCCTGTAATACCATGTTAAAGCTAATGAGAACTCTGCCCAAAGAGTGGCAGACTGGAAGCTCCCTGTGACTATGTCACCTAACACCACGCAGATAGTTCCAAAAAGGAAGCCACCTCCAAGAACAGTGAGACATTCCTGGTGCTTGCAAGCAGTCGGCGTGGAATATTCCCAAGTACAGCTCTTAACTAGAGCTCCTTTCCTCCAGCTCAGCAGAAACAAGGCATTTAAATGGCTATTTTGCTAACTAGCAACATGATCATATTGCATCCAAAGCAAAGGGCAACCAGCTCCCAGCACTCTGTTCTCCCCAACCACCTGGGCTATTCTTGCAGGGGGAGATCTGTTAACAAAAGACTTCTGTAAAAGTGGTTCCAAACTAAGTATAAAACCACAACAGAATTTTTGATTTCACAAGGCCAAGACGAAGCTTTGGTTGCACTGAATCCTGTAAGCCTCATAtaagagagaacaaaaacattctACCTTGAGTATGTCATGGCACTCATAACACTGTTGCTGAATGCTGGAATAAGGCAACTAGTGAATGCCGAAATGTGGTTTTCCTGCTTGCAAAAAGCTTTACAATCCAGGATAACCAGGTAACCTGAAACACTTAGCAGCAGGTTAAGCAAGGGCAGCAAGCAAAGAAGTTTCTGTGATATGAGACCTGCAGCTTGTCCTTTCACCATGATACAATGAAACAAGCTGGAAGTCCAAAAGCCAACTATCTTTTCAATACTCAGtttgaaagaagacaaaagccTGCATCAAAACTTCAATGTCAGAAAGAACAActtttgcttcttaaaaatgtaaacaacaCTTCCAAGGACTGTACAGCGAGAGCTGTAACACTGTCTCAACTGTCTCACTGTTCACTTAAACTTAAGTTTCGAAACACAGCTTTGCTCAGTGAGGGAAGTATGGTTTAGTCCTTAATGCTAAAAAGCTCCAGTGAGGGGCCAAGAGAACTGGACACTGATTTTGCAACTCTGTACAACTTCTCTGAGACTTTCAAAAGAACCACGTGAGTCAATGGTGTACATACCCATCTAGTGCTGTCTTGGCCTGATTGGCTTCCTCTGACTTTTGAAAAAACTGCTCCATTCTATCAAAAAcaagagggggggaaaaagtaaatttcagCTGAACAGCTTCTTATGATCTCTTAACAGGACTTTCAAGGGTATTTATCCAGTTAGCACTTTATATTCGTGGTTTTGGCTAACCTAACTACAGTACTGAACCTGATCACCTAACAAGAGTACTGAATGTGAAATCAAAACCTAGTGCTCTGCCTTAGTATATTTAGAAGGACAACATAAGCCTTTAGGACTTACATATATGCAAGGACTGCATGACCAAGTCTCGGTTTCTGATTCAATCTGCCAACAAGTATAAAATAGCACGATGACAAACGCAAAGACTGTTAGGCAAATACCActgcaggaaaggcagcaggagTGCGCCTCAGTGCTTCCAGGTGCAATCCTAGAGAGTTAAATTTGGAAGTGAGTACATTCGCATCATAAAGTCACGGCACTTAGTGGCTGTTGGCTTTCAGAAAGCATGAAGGATT
The genomic region above belongs to Oxyura jamaicensis isolate SHBP4307 breed ruddy duck chromosome Z, BPBGC_Ojam_1.0, whole genome shotgun sequence and contains:
- the FKTN gene encoding fukutin; the protein is MQKINKNAVLALLTLSSLVFLLFQLYYYRSYLAHKNGAVFSKVRGSQSGQDSTRWHVVRKFLSLISSHNIPVYLIDPLILGLVDKDIEQIRSSSDGPSPECKYFCVPRDFTTFALLDKTWKHEVGLLRTAEKMGFQWLKVLNKDPRLDGMDDLSGTEIPLHYIFKLASHAIHLVVFYERSGNYLWHGPLRLKQHMDRKFVPFRKLHFGRYPGAYEKPELLLVSVDDLKIQIPKNPSSFLEEMTHSRFLECRYREARAFFQLYPDDASVDAVEFRKRAKSLLHLAALTLNNLGVKFWLSSGTCLGWYRQCNVIPYSKDVDLGIFIRDYKADIIPAFQKAGLPLKHKFGKVEDSLELSFQGEDDVKLDIFFFYEEDDHIWNGGTQAKSGKKFKYLFPKFTLCWTEFVELKVHVPCETLQYVEANYGPDWKVPVKMWDWKSSPSNVQYNGVWPVDEWDDVIQIY